Proteins from one Sordaria macrospora chromosome 1, complete sequence genomic window:
- a CDS encoding 40S ribosomal protein uS19 gives MADEYNAEEAAELKKKRTFRKFSYRGIDLDALLDLGSDELRDVVHARARRRINRGLKRKPMGLIKKLRKAKQEAKPNEKPDLVKTHLRDMIVVPEMIGSVIGIYSGKEFNQVEIKPEMVGHYLAEFSISYKPVKHGRPGIGATHSSRFIPLK, from the exons ATGGCTGACGAATAC AACGCCGAGGAGGCCGCtgagctcaagaagaagagaacctTCCGCAAGTTCTCTTACAGGGGTATCGATCTCGATGC tctcctcgaccttggctCCGATGAGCTCCGCGATGTCGTTCACGCCCGTGCTCGTCGCAGGATCAACCGCGGCCTCAAGCGCAAGCCCATGGGCTTGATCAAGAAGCTCCGCAAGGCTAAGCAGGAGGCTAAGCCCAACGAGAAGCCCGACCTCGTCAAGACCCACCTCCGTGACATGATCGTTGTCCCCGAGATGATTGGCAGCGTCATCGGCATCTACTCCGGCAAGGAGTTCAACCAGGTTGAGATCAAGCCTGAGATGGTTGGCCACTACCTCGCTGAGTTCTCTATCTCCTA CAAGCCCGTCAAGCACGGTCGCCCCGGTATCGGTGCTACCCACTCTTCTCGTTTCATTCCTCTCAAGTAA